The Providencia rettgeri genome includes a window with the following:
- the cirA_1 gene encoding Colicin I receptor precursor, with protein MTSQYHYTLIAAGVCAALSSFSATAADNKTDTMVVSASGFSQQLRDAPASVTVISADQLQNKPVRDLADAVKDVEGVSVVGAANKQDINIRGLPGEYTLILVDGRRQNSRESRPNGSGGFEAGFMPPVEAIERIEVIRGPMSSLYGSDAMGGVINIITKKVTNEWHGSVTTGAIIQENSDSGNSTDGNFYLSGPLIQDKLGLQLYGGGNYRQEDKILEGHHQRDNRSLTAKLTFTPQENQTFLLEAGRSTQEKTSTPGKSGAEYEIRGGDKQYNSKEEWHNDRNHAALTYKGEWDSFNTELSVYQEKTKRKIKSQDRNQTTGHWEGGYEARVPEITNTVVDGKVVAFLPDNILTVGGQYQYSKLKDSSLVSKGVMEKTSMSVDQSALFVENEFTATDDLILTGGLRLDHHETYGNHWNPRGYAVYYLTDEITIKGGVSSAFRAPTLREISKGYGTSTQGGNGIIYGNPDLKPEKSVSEEISIAYNHESGFNASLTFFNTDFKNKLTSYSLNQADPNHPNLTLYTYDNVGKANIKGVEVATGIPIAQDWNLNLNYTYTDSERKSDDEKLGNGLSLKGYPLDKTPKHIANAKLDWNFNEDLTLYTRAHYEGKQVWAAQRNGSKVPRYRSGYTTMDVGATYQLFKNTKLNFAVLNIGNEKGPKIDKVDGNWDVEDGRRYWANVNVSF; from the coding sequence ATGACTTCGCAATATCACTACACCCTGATTGCCGCCGGTGTTTGTGCGGCTTTATCTTCATTTAGCGCTACAGCAGCAGACAATAAAACAGATACCATGGTCGTCAGTGCATCAGGCTTCTCGCAACAACTGCGTGATGCTCCTGCTAGCGTGACCGTGATCAGTGCAGACCAATTACAAAATAAACCTGTCCGTGACCTCGCCGACGCCGTTAAAGACGTGGAAGGGGTAAGTGTCGTTGGTGCTGCAAACAAACAAGATATTAATATCCGTGGCTTACCCGGCGAATACACGCTGATATTGGTCGATGGGCGCCGTCAAAACAGCCGTGAATCACGTCCAAATGGGAGCGGTGGCTTTGAAGCAGGCTTTATGCCACCTGTCGAAGCGATTGAACGCATCGAAGTGATCCGTGGACCTATGTCCTCCCTGTATGGTTCCGATGCAATGGGTGGTGTTATCAATATCATCACTAAAAAAGTGACTAATGAATGGCATGGCAGCGTCACCACTGGGGCTATTATCCAAGAAAACAGTGATAGCGGTAACTCGACTGACGGTAACTTCTATCTGTCTGGCCCATTAATTCAAGATAAACTTGGTCTGCAATTATATGGTGGTGGTAACTACCGTCAGGAAGATAAAATCTTAGAAGGTCATCATCAGCGTGATAACCGCAGCTTAACAGCTAAATTAACCTTTACACCACAAGAGAACCAAACCTTCTTACTAGAAGCAGGTCGTAGTACTCAAGAGAAAACATCGACACCAGGTAAATCTGGTGCTGAATATGAAATTCGTGGTGGAGACAAGCAATATAACTCTAAAGAAGAGTGGCATAACGACCGTAACCATGCAGCTCTGACTTATAAAGGTGAGTGGGATTCTTTTAATACTGAGCTAAGTGTTTACCAAGAAAAAACCAAACGTAAAATAAAATCCCAAGACCGTAATCAAACTACAGGCCATTGGGAAGGCGGCTATGAGGCTCGCGTACCAGAAATCACCAATACCGTTGTTGATGGGAAAGTGGTGGCTTTCCTGCCGGACAATATCCTAACCGTTGGTGGGCAATATCAGTACTCTAAATTGAAAGACAGCTCTTTGGTTTCAAAAGGCGTAATGGAAAAAACCAGTATGTCAGTCGATCAATCAGCACTGTTTGTGGAAAATGAGTTTACCGCAACAGATGATCTGATCTTAACGGGTGGCCTACGTTTAGATCACCACGAAACCTATGGTAACCATTGGAACCCAAGGGGTTATGCTGTTTACTACCTAACCGATGAAATCACCATTAAAGGGGGCGTTTCTTCAGCTTTCCGCGCACCTACATTACGTGAAATCAGTAAAGGCTATGGCACCTCTACCCAAGGTGGTAACGGGATTATCTACGGTAATCCAGACCTCAAACCGGAAAAAAGTGTTAGTGAAGAAATCAGTATTGCCTATAACCATGAATCTGGCTTTAATGCGAGCTTAACCTTCTTTAATACCGACTTCAAAAACAAGCTAACTAGCTACTCACTTAATCAAGCCGATCCTAACCACCCTAATCTCACGTTATATACCTACGACAATGTGGGTAAAGCGAACATCAAAGGTGTTGAAGTTGCAACGGGCATTCCTATCGCACAGGATTGGAACCTCAACCTAAATTACACATACACCGATTCAGAACGTAAAAGTGATGATGAGAAATTAGGCAATGGTCTTTCCTTAAAAGGCTATCCATTGGATAAAACACCAAAACATATCGCTAATGCGAAATTGGATTGGAACTTCAATGAAGACCTAACCTTATACACACGTGCGCATTATGAAGGAAAACAGGTGTGGGCAGCACAACGTAATGGCTCAAAAGTACCTCGCTATCGTAGTGGCTATACCACCATGGATGTGGGTGCAACCTACCAATTATTTAAAAACACCAAACTGAACTTTGCAGTGCTAAATATTGGTAATGAAAAAGGACCTAAAATTGATAAAGTTGATGGAAACTGGGATGTTGAAGACGGACGCCGTTATTGGGCGAACGTTAACGTTAGCTTCTAA
- a CDS encoding Protein of uncharacterised function (DUF2877) gives MNASISHRQRLYGLTADTQFLNLLHQPSPQGTIEQVFNKAINFSIDNALYTLLCSQLDNAPNSCRLINKNFSLFNIKKGEPINLLNKEILIGDNYLLSFSLCKEWRQPVINFSDNKLKNSNYLLYIEKQINRLDLILTENKSSLFKYQGDNFFYLSMTKQLVQLRSELIESIIKKNKENIVYVIRQFVGLGIGLTPSGDDYLVGLMAFLLLIGHPVAIFYPEFFKGITQSLSQTTPISAITLEKALNREYRENMQQLIQSLVDAKETNIYPQFLEILNIGSSSGSDMLFGLRDALYITHYFGENYVD, from the coding sequence GTGAACGCATCCATATCTCATCGGCAAAGGTTATACGGGCTAACGGCTGATACACAATTTCTCAATCTGTTGCATCAGCCCTCACCCCAAGGAACGATAGAACAAGTATTTAATAAAGCCATTAACTTTTCTATTGATAATGCACTTTATACATTACTTTGTTCTCAATTAGATAATGCTCCAAATAGTTGCCGATTAATAAATAAAAATTTTTCTCTTTTCAATATTAAAAAAGGAGAGCCCATTAATTTATTAAATAAAGAAATATTGATTGGTGATAATTATTTATTATCATTTTCTTTATGTAAAGAATGGCGGCAACCTGTTATCAACTTTAGCGATAACAAACTGAAAAATTCAAATTATTTATTATATATCGAAAAGCAAATAAATCGTTTGGATTTAATCTTAACTGAAAATAAAAGCTCTCTATTTAAATATCAGGGGGATAACTTTTTTTATCTCTCGATGACGAAGCAATTGGTTCAATTACGCTCTGAATTGATTGAATCAATAATTAAGAAAAATAAAGAAAATATTGTTTATGTGATCCGCCAGTTTGTTGGATTGGGTATCGGGCTAACTCCTTCAGGAGATGATTACTTAGTTGGGTTAATGGCATTTTTATTATTAATCGGTCATCCGGTTGCCATTTTTTACCCTGAATTTTTTAAGGGAATAACCCAAAGCTTAAGCCAGACGACACCAATCAGTGCCATCACATTAGAAAAAGCGTTAAACCGAGAATATCGCGAAAATATGCAGCAATTAATTCAATCATTAGTTGATGCGAAAGAAACCAATATTTATCCACAATTTTTAGAGATTTTAAATATCGGGTCGAGTTCTGGCAGCGACATGCTATTTGGCTTGCGAGATGCCCTGTATATCACCCATTATTTCGGAGAAAACTATGTCGACTAA
- the besA gene encoding Ferri-bacillibactin esterase BesA, with translation MTSSAFSRPSQTIPSMDEQVSQFYDIQQTDMTYGDRALRIYSAVPYNVTTQRPILYMLDGNGLYPKAVNRAVEKLPADKLPIIIGIGYPIDEAFPKAWRTYDYTPPVAGDDFKQGGGSPALYQFLTDTIRPWVEKQFPIDKSKQTLFGHSFGGLFTLMAYQQQPDDFQFYVSASPSLWWGKGSMVDLAKLTAKQAASPLFVTLGGLEESPDLSKLSAEQVQNYQARKSWISTRQVCTEITNHQRYCEFALFDGKNHGSVIPDAIDKALDVASQ, from the coding sequence ATGACCAGTTCCGCATTTTCCCGCCCAAGCCAGACTATCCCGAGTATGGACGAGCAAGTCAGCCAATTTTATGATATCCAACAAACGGATATGACTTACGGCGACCGTGCGCTGCGCATTTACAGTGCTGTGCCCTATAATGTCACCACACAACGCCCTATCCTGTATATGCTTGATGGTAATGGTTTATACCCCAAAGCGGTTAATCGCGCAGTTGAAAAGCTGCCAGCGGATAAACTACCGATTATTATTGGGATTGGTTACCCCATTGACGAAGCCTTTCCAAAAGCATGGCGAACCTACGACTATACTCCCCCTGTTGCGGGTGACGATTTTAAACAAGGGGGCGGTTCCCCTGCGCTATACCAATTTTTAACTGACACTATTCGCCCATGGGTAGAAAAACAGTTTCCTATTGATAAAAGTAAGCAAACCCTATTTGGCCATTCATTTGGTGGATTATTTACCTTGATGGCGTACCAACAACAACCGGATGATTTTCAGTTTTATGTTTCTGCCAGCCCGTCATTATGGTGGGGTAAAGGAAGTATGGTAGATTTAGCGAAACTGACAGCTAAACAAGCGGCTTCCCCCCTATTTGTGACTTTAGGCGGTTTAGAAGAGAGCCCTGATTTATCCAAACTGAGCGCCGAACAAGTGCAAAATTACCAAGCACGCAAAAGTTGGATTAGCACACGCCAAGTTTGCACTGAGATTACAAATCACCAAAGGTACTGTGAATTCGCGTTATTCGACGGCAAAAACCACGGTTCTGTGATCCCCGATGCTATCGATAAAGCCCTTGATGTCGCTAGCCAATAA
- the fdrA gene encoding membrane protein FdrA: MSTKVVIKKNTYFDSVSLMSISTKANQLDNVEQAFVAMATEMNKGVLRNLGLLTPELEEAKNGDLMIVIKGPSDDANEATLIAIEELFNKKNQGGGQHEAKYATINSAKTHIPDANLAVISVNGQFAAREARIALENDLNVMLFSDNVSIEDELALKQLASKKGLLMMGPDCGTAIINGTALCFGNDVRRGSIGIIGASGTGSQELSVRIHEFGAGVSQLIGTGGRDLSEKIGGIMMIDALKMLDADDETQVIALISKPPAPSVAKKVLEQAEKCHKPVVVCFLGSQPLPEDKPGLTFAQSTKEAALKAVLLTGIRKEDLDLHPLNLPLIDEVRAKLKPEQKYIRGLFCGGTLCDEAMFAALEKYDDVYSNIQPNPDYRLKNLNKSIAHTFLDFGDDDFTNGKPHPMIDPTNRIERLLQEARDPEVGVIMMDFVLGFGSHEDPVGVMIDAIKEAKNIAKQDGRELEILGYVLGTDQDTPSMDAQVKMLTDAGVIWASSSTNTGLLGREFVWKGEKA; this comes from the coding sequence ATGTCGACTAAAGTTGTCATAAAAAAGAATACCTATTTTGATTCCGTATCACTGATGTCTATTTCGACAAAAGCCAATCAACTCGACAATGTCGAACAAGCGTTTGTCGCGATGGCAACAGAGATGAACAAAGGCGTTTTACGTAATTTAGGGTTACTAACACCTGAATTAGAAGAAGCCAAAAATGGCGATTTAATGATTGTCATTAAAGGCCCAAGCGATGATGCCAACGAAGCCACATTAATTGCTATCGAAGAGTTATTTAATAAGAAAAACCAAGGTGGCGGGCAGCATGAAGCTAAATACGCCACTATTAATTCAGCGAAAACACATATCCCAGATGCCAACCTTGCCGTCATTTCAGTGAACGGTCAGTTTGCTGCCCGTGAAGCGCGCATTGCCTTAGAAAATGACCTCAATGTTATGCTGTTTTCTGATAACGTCTCCATTGAAGATGAACTCGCGCTCAAACAGCTGGCTAGCAAAAAAGGCTTGCTGATGATGGGCCCAGACTGCGGAACGGCCATTATCAACGGAACTGCGCTGTGCTTTGGTAACGATGTACGCCGTGGCAGCATTGGTATCATCGGTGCATCCGGTACGGGTAGCCAAGAGCTCAGCGTCCGTATTCACGAATTTGGCGCAGGTGTTTCTCAATTAATTGGTACTGGTGGTCGCGATTTAAGCGAAAAAATTGGCGGTATCATGATGATTGATGCCCTAAAAATGCTCGATGCCGATGATGAAACCCAAGTTATCGCACTGATTTCTAAGCCACCAGCCCCTAGCGTAGCCAAAAAAGTGCTAGAGCAAGCGGAAAAATGCCATAAACCTGTTGTTGTGTGTTTCTTAGGTAGCCAACCACTACCAGAAGACAAACCGGGTTTAACCTTCGCCCAAAGCACCAAAGAAGCGGCTCTGAAAGCCGTTCTATTAACCGGTATTCGCAAAGAAGATTTAGATTTACACCCGCTCAATTTACCGCTAATTGATGAAGTCAGAGCAAAACTGAAGCCTGAGCAGAAATACATTCGAGGCTTATTCTGCGGCGGCACATTATGTGACGAAGCCATGTTTGCCGCGCTGGAAAAATACGATGATGTTTACAGCAATATTCAGCCAAATCCTGACTATCGCTTAAAAAACCTCAATAAAAGTATTGCACACACCTTCCTCGATTTTGGTGATGACGACTTTACCAACGGTAAACCGCACCCAATGATCGACCCAACTAACCGTATTGAACGTTTACTGCAAGAAGCTCGCGACCCTGAAGTGGGCGTCATTATGATGGACTTCGTTTTAGGCTTTGGTTCTCATGAAGACCCTGTGGGCGTGATGATTGACGCGATTAAAGAAGCGAAGAACATCGCCAAACAAGATGGTCGTGAATTAGAAATTTTAGGCTATGTGCTGGGCACTGACCAAGACACCCCATCGATGGATGCGCAAGTCAAAATGCTAACAGATGCCGGAGTCATCTGGGCAAGTAGCAGCACCAATACCGGTTTATTAGGGCGTGAGTTTGTATGGAAAGGGGAGAAAGCATAA
- the allS_1 gene encoding HTH-type transcriptional activator AllS: MNSIFTEENLLTYTTAAKFASFSKAAEELGVTTSAVSYTIKRIETYLDVALFIRNTRNIELTEAGYYFYRKATDLLNNFHSIQKSIYSIEQGIEARLRICINQLLYTPYHTAKLLQILKKQFATCHITVTTEVYNGVWDAIINNHADIAIGAPGTLMDGGGIDYTEIGAIHWQFAIAATHPLALMPEPIAESQLRLYPNIMVEDTAHTINKRVGWLLHGQEAIQVPDFNTKCQCQILGEGIGFLPDYMIKDHVKHGLLVTKQIQNPRQDSHMLLATQHSATGLVTQWIRKEFGEKGVLAELYSDLLKPIN, from the coding sequence ATGAACTCAATTTTTACGGAAGAAAACTTACTGACTTACACAACAGCAGCGAAGTTTGCGAGTTTTAGTAAAGCAGCGGAAGAGTTAGGCGTGACCACCTCTGCGGTGAGTTATACCATCAAACGTATTGAAACCTATTTAGATGTCGCGTTATTTATTCGTAATACCCGTAATATTGAACTCACAGAAGCAGGGTATTATTTTTATCGCAAAGCAACCGACTTGCTCAATAATTTCCATTCCATTCAAAAAAGTATTTATTCTATTGAGCAGGGGATTGAAGCGCGGCTACGTATTTGTATTAATCAGTTATTATATACGCCGTATCATACCGCTAAGTTATTACAAATATTAAAAAAACAGTTTGCTACCTGCCACATCACTGTGACAACCGAGGTGTATAATGGGGTTTGGGATGCCATTATTAATAACCATGCAGATATTGCGATTGGCGCTCCGGGTACGTTGATGGATGGCGGCGGAATTGACTACACTGAAATTGGTGCGATTCACTGGCAATTTGCTATCGCAGCAACTCACCCATTGGCACTGATGCCAGAGCCCATCGCTGAGAGCCAGCTACGCCTTTATCCCAATATTATGGTGGAAGATACCGCGCATACCATTAATAAGCGGGTGGGTTGGTTGTTACATGGGCAAGAAGCAATTCAAGTTCCTGATTTTAATACTAAATGCCAGTGTCAGATATTAGGTGAAGGGATTGGGTTTTTACCCGATTATATGATCAAAGACCATGTTAAACATGGTTTGTTGGTAACAAAACAAATTCAGAACCCACGACAAGATTCCCATATGCTATTAGCCACACAACATTCAGCTACTGGACTTGTGACGCAGTGGATCCGCAAAGAATTTGGCGAAAAAGGGGTTCTAGCAGAGCTCTACAGCGATCTCCTAAAACCCATCAATTAG
- the emrB_1 gene encoding Multidrug resistance protein B, with protein sequence MADIQPLKGAKLVWATIALSLATFMQVLDSTIANVAIPTIAGDLGVSMSQGTWVITSFGVSNAISIAISGYLAKRFGEIRVFLWATALFTLFSLLCGFSDSLGMLILYRVLQGAVAGPVIPLSQSLIMRCYPPKMQNMALAFWSMTIILAPVFGPIFGGYISDNFHWGWIFFMNVPLGIFVIIVGSIIFKGMESKVVKVPFNVIGLALLSVGVGCLQVLLDKGKELGWLASNEIVILAVVSAIALVFLVIWELTDKNPIVELSLFKSRNFTIGTISVSLAYMAYFGAIVLLPQLLQEVYGYTATWAGLALAPIGLLPVLFSAPVAKLSDFLDIRWIVTFSFVFYAICFFWRAYTFEPSMGFSAVVWPQLVQGMAVACFFMPLTTLTLSGLPPEKLASASSLANFFRTLAGSIGTSITTTLWSDREAVHHSQLTEFITDYNPESLGMYKEMAAHGLSTEQTSGFIAQQITSQGLIIAANEIFWLCGWVFIALIITVWFAKPPFGSKAK encoded by the coding sequence GTGGCAGATATTCAACCACTTAAGGGTGCAAAACTGGTATGGGCAACCATTGCGTTGTCCCTTGCGACCTTCATGCAGGTGCTTGATTCCACGATTGCTAACGTGGCTATCCCGACGATTGCAGGTGACCTTGGGGTTTCTATGTCTCAAGGGACATGGGTAATTACCTCGTTTGGCGTATCGAATGCAATTTCTATCGCGATTTCAGGTTACTTGGCGAAGCGCTTTGGTGAAATTCGTGTTTTCTTATGGGCAACGGCGCTTTTCACCTTATTTTCATTACTTTGTGGCTTTTCCGATAGCCTGGGTATGCTAATTTTATACCGCGTATTGCAAGGTGCCGTCGCAGGGCCGGTGATCCCACTTTCGCAAAGCCTTATCATGCGTTGCTACCCACCAAAAATGCAAAACATGGCGTTAGCGTTTTGGTCGATGACCATTATTTTAGCCCCTGTATTCGGTCCTATTTTTGGTGGTTATATTAGTGATAATTTCCATTGGGGCTGGATATTCTTTATGAATGTGCCTTTGGGAATTTTTGTCATTATAGTTGGCTCTATTATCTTCAAAGGGATGGAGTCCAAGGTCGTGAAAGTGCCATTCAATGTGATTGGCTTGGCGCTGCTTTCTGTGGGAGTGGGTTGCTTACAAGTTTTGCTCGACAAAGGTAAGGAACTGGGATGGTTGGCATCTAATGAAATTGTCATCTTAGCCGTTGTTTCAGCTATTGCGTTGGTATTCCTCGTGATTTGGGAACTCACAGATAAAAACCCAATTGTCGAATTATCGTTATTTAAATCGCGCAATTTTACCATCGGGACGATTTCTGTCAGTTTGGCATATATGGCTTATTTCGGCGCTATTGTCTTGTTGCCGCAACTTTTGCAGGAAGTTTATGGCTATACGGCAACATGGGCTGGGCTCGCATTGGCGCCTATAGGCTTATTGCCTGTGTTGTTTTCGGCTCCAGTAGCAAAATTATCCGATTTTCTTGATATCCGCTGGATAGTGACCTTTAGCTTTGTATTTTATGCGATTTGTTTCTTCTGGCGTGCATATACTTTTGAACCGAGCATGGGCTTTTCTGCTGTTGTTTGGCCGCAATTGGTGCAAGGAATGGCAGTAGCTTGCTTCTTTATGCCACTGACCACATTAACCCTTTCAGGTTTACCGCCTGAAAAACTCGCTTCGGCATCGAGTTTGGCTAACTTTTTCCGTACCTTAGCGGGTTCAATAGGGACTTCTATTACCACAACGCTGTGGAGTGATAGAGAAGCCGTTCACCATAGTCAATTAACGGAATTTATTACCGATTATAACCCTGAATCCTTAGGGATGTATAAAGAAATGGCAGCCCATGGATTGAGTACCGAACAGACTTCTGGTTTTATTGCTCAGCAAATTACGAGCCAAGGATTAATTATTGCTGCAAATGAAATTTTCTGGTTATGCGGTTGGGTATTTATTGCGCTGATTATTACTGTTTGGTTTGCTAAACCGCCATTTGGTAGCAAAGCGAAATAA
- the yrdA_1 gene encoding carnitine operon protein CaiE: MPFYQIDGITPVVSPESFVHPTAVVIGDVIIGKNVYIGPNASLRGDFGRLIIKDGANVQDNCVMHGFPQFDTIIEENGHIGHGAILHGCHIKHNVLVGMNSVIMDGAVIGENSIVGACAFIKAEAIFADNSLIVGTPAKVLRTLSEKEIAWKTSGTKDYQDLVTRCLNTFKEVEPLKEVETNRPVLSFENVIPKSQL, encoded by the coding sequence ATGCCCTTTTATCAAATCGATGGTATTACGCCCGTCGTCAGTCCTGAAAGTTTTGTGCACCCTACTGCTGTGGTGATTGGTGATGTTATTATTGGCAAAAATGTTTACATTGGCCCAAACGCCAGCTTACGTGGAGATTTTGGTCGTTTAATCATTAAAGATGGCGCCAATGTACAAGATAACTGTGTGATGCATGGCTTCCCGCAATTTGACACAATTATCGAAGAAAATGGTCATATAGGCCATGGAGCTATCTTACATGGCTGCCATATCAAGCATAATGTCTTAGTCGGGATGAACAGTGTGATTATGGACGGGGCCGTTATTGGCGAGAACTCTATCGTCGGTGCTTGTGCCTTCATCAAAGCCGAGGCAATTTTCGCCGATAATAGTCTTATCGTGGGTACACCTGCAAAAGTCCTTCGCACCTTATCAGAAAAGGAAATTGCATGGAAAACCAGCGGAACCAAAGATTATCAAGACTTAGTCACGCGCTGCTTAAACACCTTTAAAGAAGTCGAGCCCCTCAAAGAAGTCGAAACGAACCGGCCTGTCTTGAGTTTTGAGAATGTTATTCCTAAATCCCAGCTATAA
- a CDS encoding Ribulose-5-phosphate 4-epimerase and related epimerases and aldolases: MTASTLAHDFLTAAEQGQLELLKSCLEKGVDINTTNRQGRTAIVNASLNKHYECVSFLINAGADINKQDQTCFNPFLLSCLNNDLTLLRIVLPAKPNLDLLTRFGGVGITPASEKGHVEIVRELLEKTDINVNHTNFVGWTPLLEAIVLNDGGEKQQQIVKLLLDHGANPHMTDKYGKKPLELAHEKGYSEIAELLIAAGA, translated from the coding sequence ATGACAGCCAGTACTCTCGCTCACGATTTTTTAACCGCAGCTGAACAAGGGCAATTAGAGTTATTAAAAAGTTGCCTTGAAAAAGGTGTGGATATTAATACCACCAACCGTCAAGGTCGCACTGCTATCGTCAATGCTAGCCTGAATAAACATTATGAATGTGTTTCTTTTCTGATTAATGCAGGGGCAGATATTAATAAACAAGACCAAACCTGTTTTAACCCTTTTTTATTAAGCTGTCTTAATAACGACTTAACCTTATTACGCATTGTCTTACCTGCAAAACCCAATTTAGACTTATTAACCCGTTTTGGTGGTGTGGGAATTACACCGGCCAGTGAAAAAGGCCACGTGGAAATTGTTCGCGAACTACTTGAAAAAACCGATATTAATGTCAATCACACCAACTTTGTTGGTTGGACCCCACTATTAGAAGCTATCGTACTCAACGATGGGGGCGAAAAACAGCAGCAAATCGTTAAATTACTATTAGACCACGGTGCGAACCCTCATATGACGGATAAATATGGTAAAAAACCATTAGAGTTAGCACATGAAAAAGGCTACAGCGAGATTGCTGAGTTACTGATTGCAGCAGGAGCATAG
- the paaX_1 gene encoding Phenylacetic acid degradation operon negative regulatory protein paaX yields the protein MQDISEHYHQFISLFRPLALLLKENTDTQISPEHCFQLRLLLIHFYRRVTLKDPLLPDELLPAQWEGHIARHLCTNIYQRIDQAATQYVSEQCETTVGELPQPSSAYYRRFGGVLRDIAA from the coding sequence TTGCAAGATATTTCAGAACATTATCATCAGTTTATTTCCTTATTTAGGCCACTTGCATTACTCCTTAAAGAAAATACTGACACACAGATTTCCCCTGAACACTGCTTTCAGCTACGTTTACTGCTGATCCATTTCTACCGCCGTGTCACGCTTAAAGACCCGTTATTACCAGATGAACTCCTTCCTGCACAATGGGAAGGCCATATTGCACGCCATCTTTGTACCAACATTTATCAACGCATTGATCAAGCGGCAACCCAATATGTTTCTGAACAATGCGAAACCACTGTTGGCGAACTTCCTCAGCCATCCAGCGCTTATTATCGCCGCTTTGGTGGAGTACTCAGAGATATAGCCGCCTAA
- the yiaV_1 gene encoding Inner membrane protein yiaV precursor, with product MSQETHSETHNQKTTNEKRRTIWIVIATIIIILLFVAYGVYWFLVLRFQEYTDDAYVSGLQIPIIAQTTGNVTQVNFENTDLVKAGDVLVVLDKTNAQLAFEQAKHDLATTVRKTKELYINGDEYQAQIQKNRVTLAQAQKDYQRRVALGRSGTISKEDLQHAQEAVQLAQAALDISIQQYNANRALLRNTELKKQPAIQQAADSVRSAWINLQRTEIKSPMTGYVSRRNVQVGSQVSPQSSLMAIVPVQPVWVDANFKETQLEKVRIGQPVTINSDFYGADIVYNGTVVGLDMGTGSAFSLLPAQNATGNWIKVVQRLPVRVELDPEQVAKHPLRIGLSMNVTIDIKDQNGPVLAEVQRTVPAFESDVLVLNLSDVDHIIDTIISDNAD from the coding sequence ATGAGTCAAGAAACCCATTCAGAAACACATAATCAAAAAACGACTAATGAAAAACGTAGAACAATATGGATAGTGATAGCCACAATAATTATCATTCTATTATTTGTCGCCTACGGTGTTTATTGGTTTTTAGTTTTACGCTTTCAAGAATATACCGATGATGCTTATGTATCTGGCTTACAGATCCCGATAATTGCGCAAACAACAGGTAATGTCACTCAAGTTAACTTTGAAAATACTGACTTGGTAAAGGCGGGGGATGTACTGGTTGTATTGGATAAAACGAATGCGCAATTGGCATTTGAACAAGCCAAACATGATTTAGCGACCACCGTACGCAAAACCAAAGAACTGTATATCAATGGTGATGAGTATCAAGCGCAAATTCAAAAAAATCGTGTGACACTTGCGCAAGCGCAAAAAGATTATCAACGTCGTGTAGCTTTAGGCCGCAGTGGTACCATTTCGAAGGAAGACCTGCAGCACGCCCAAGAAGCTGTGCAACTTGCGCAGGCGGCTCTGGATATTTCTATTCAACAATATAATGCCAACCGCGCATTGTTGCGTAATACGGAGCTCAAAAAACAACCTGCAATTCAGCAAGCAGCTGATAGCGTACGCAGTGCGTGGATAAACTTACAACGTACTGAAATTAAAAGCCCAATGACGGGATATGTTTCACGGCGTAATGTTCAAGTCGGCTCTCAAGTCAGTCCGCAAAGTTCTTTAATGGCGATCGTGCCTGTTCAGCCTGTTTGGGTTGATGCGAACTTCAAAGAAACCCAATTAGAAAAAGTCCGTATTGGGCAACCCGTGACTATTAACAGTGATTTTTACGGGGCAGATATTGTTTATAACGGTACCGTGGTTGGGCTTGATATGGGAACTGGTAGTGCTTTCTCATTATTGCCTGCCCAAAACGCGACAGGGAACTGGATTAAAGTCGTACAGCGTTTGCCTGTACGTGTTGAATTAGACCCAGAGCAGGTGGCAAAACACCCGTTACGCATTGGGTTATCCATGAATGTCACTATCGATATTAAAGATCAAAATGGCCCTGTTTTAGCGGAAGTACAGCGTACAGTACCTGCATTTGAAAGTGATGTGTTGGTCTTAAACTTAAGTGATGTCGACCACATCATCGACACTATTATCAGCGATAACGCAGACTAG